A region of Arabidopsis thaliana chromosome 5, partial sequence DNA encodes the following proteins:
- a CDS encoding Transducin/WD40 repeat-like superfamily protein (Transducin/WD40 repeat-like superfamily protein; CONTAINS InterPro DOMAIN/s: WD40 repeat-like-containing domain (InterPro:IPR011046), WD40/YVTN repeat-like-containing domain (InterPro:IPR015943); Has 51 Blast hits to 51 proteins in 22 species: Archae - 0; Bacteria - 4; Metazoa - 5; Fungi - 2; Plants - 36; Viruses - 0; Other Eukaryotes - 4 (source: NCBI BLink).), which yields MRSHKDTPAPTLSYQVVSSPLKAVETGHKVRMDLIKKSKLRYHRGQKSMEKYLVSPEPSPAKSRTTVRRPWKRSLIEVNGRLDSAYRHELYSRVAHSYSEIGKFSHFYHLNENPCITHMMQIQSLYQCPTMRGVAGLDFDNRGIFLVSVTRSGCLMVHDFESLYCQSKLGPGSAEDESKHVVHFSYPPGREFDVARWNPSNQNEVACTSRKHDQVLIFDISYMSPKPTEVLQTRQKLSIIGRKISRGLSDVAITSDEDSRIFSPDTLGMVHVWDRRAGVSPCIELSTDRYDSIKSIQIYVDNQTIFGAGKEGIIHIWDLRGGRNSSAFQSRKDVSLTRGELELAMAMSQLPLASLHLAPKLQKIASLKAQSEIVPKEIHSIDVNPSSPHQLAFHLDDGWSGVLDIYKSEVTHVHCPPPAWLDGSNSSADLILRKPSWLPTSSIYVVGSMSEKGIHVLDFHPSSRSPCHVDYDEDTQRNEKRDKCNHRNKFVSLSETVTGCAAHPLNGMIVAGTQNSSLLLIAQMHCSSSSETAEGEL from the exons TCGAGGTCAAAAATCAATGGAGAAATACTTAGTTTCGCCGGAACCATCGCCGGCAAAATCTAGAACTACGGTCAG GCGACCATGGAAGCGATCTTTAATCGAAGTGAATGGACGATTGGATTCAGCGTACCGACACGAACTCTATTCTCGAGTTGCTCATTCCTACTCGGAG ATTGGgaaattttcacatttttatcaCTTGAACGAGAACCCATGTATAACCCAT ATGATGCAGATCCAAAGCCTATATCAATGCCCGACAAT GCGAGGTGTTGCAGGGCTTGATTTTGATAACCGG GGTATATTCTTAGTGTCTGTCACAAGATCAGGATGCTTGATGGTGCATGACTTTGAATCTCTATATTGCCAGAGTAAGCTTGGCCCAG GTTCTGCGGAAGATGAAAGTAAGCATGTTGTGCATTTCTCTTACCCTCCCGGTAGAGAATTTGATGTTGCTAGATGGAATCCTTCAAACCAGAATGAG GTAGCCTGTACATCAAGGAAACATGATCAAGTGCTTATCTTCGATATCAGTTACATGTCTCCCAAACCAACTGAG GTATTGCAAACTAGACAGAAGCTATCGATTATTGGCCGCAAAATTTCTAGAGGTTTATCTGATGTTGCCATTACAAGTGATGAGGATTCGAG AATATTTTCTCCAGATACACTTGGTATGGTTCATGTGTGGGATCGAAGAGCAGGAGTGTCTCCATGCATTGAACTTTCAACAGACAGATATGATTCGATCAAGAGTATTCAAATATATGTGGATAATCAG ACTATTTTTGGAGCTGGTAAAGAAGGAATCATTCATATCTGGGACCTTCGTGGAGGAAGAAACTCTTCTGCTTTTCAGAGCCGCAAAGATGTAAGTCTTACAAGGGGCGAGCTGGAATTGGCTATGGCA ATGAGCCAATTGCCTTTAGCATCTCTACATCTTGCACCGAAGCTGCAGAAAATTGCATCTCTTAAG GCACAGTCAGAAATCGTTCCCAAGGAAATCCATTCCATTGATGTAAACCCATCCTCTCCTCATCAACTTGCATTTCACCTTGACGATGGTTG GTCCGGTGTTCTTGACATATATAAATCTGAAGTTACTCATGTACATTGCCCTCCTCCAGCATGGTT GGATGGTTCCAACAGTTCAGCTGATTTAATCTTGCGGAAGCCATCATGGCTGCCAACATCATCT ATTTATGTGGTTGGGTCCATGAGCGAGAAAGGGAttcatgttcttgattttcatCCAAGCTCCAGGTCTCCTTGTCATGTTGACTACGA tGAGGATACACagagaaatgagaagagagacaagTGTAATCACAGAAACAAGTTTGTCTCATTGTCTGAAACTGTCACAGGTTGTGCTGCGCATCCTCTCAACGGCATGATCGTAGCTGGAACTCAG AATTCGTCTTTGCTGTTGATCGCTCAGATGCATTgctcatcttcatcagaaaCTGCAGAAGGTGAATTGTAG
- a CDS encoding Transducin/WD40 repeat-like superfamily protein, with protein MRSHKDTPAPTLSYQVVSSPLKAVETGHKVRMDLIKKSKLRYQWRHRRLQFCYLRRVRDLKLGSQGSEDTVRPWKRSLIEVNGRLDSAYRHELYSRVAHSYSEIGKFSHFYHLNENPCITHMMQIQSLYQCPTMRGVAGLDFDNRVRSLINTFGLVSVHVQCYFIISDLCLRDSSHQGIFLVSVTRSGCLMVHDFESLYCQSKLGPGSAEDESKHVVHFSYPPGREFDVARWNPSNQNEVACTSRKHDQVLIFDISYMSPKPTEVLQTRQKLSIIGRKISRGLSDVAITSDEDSRIFSPDTLGMVHVWDRRAGVSPCIELSTDRYDSIKSIQIYVDNQTIFGAGKEGIIHIWDLRGGRNSSAFQSRKDVSLTRGELELAMAMSQLPLASLHLAPKLQKIASLKAQSEIVPKEIHSIDVNPSSPHQLAFHLDDGWSGVLDIYKSEVTHVHCPPPAWLDGSNSSADLILRKPSWLPTSSIYVVGSMSEKGIHVLDFHPSSRSPCHVDYDEDTQRNEKRDKCNHRNKFVSLSETVTGCAAHPLNGMIVAGTQMHCSSSSETAEGEL; from the exons GCATAGGAGGCTGCAGTTTTGTTA CTTGAGAAGAGTTCGAGATCTAAAGCTTGGAAGTCAAGGAAGCGAAGATACTGT GCGACCATGGAAGCGATCTTTAATCGAAGTGAATGGACGATTGGATTCAGCGTACCGACACGAACTCTATTCTCGAGTTGCTCATTCCTACTCGGAG ATTGGgaaattttcacatttttatcaCTTGAACGAGAACCCATGTATAACCCAT ATGATGCAGATCCAAAGCCTATATCAATGCCCGACAAT GCGAGGTGTTGCAGGGCTTGATTTTGATAACCGGGTTCGTTCTCTCATCAATACTTTTGGTCTTGTTTCCGTACATGTTCAATGTTATTTCATCATTTCTGATCTATGTCTGAGAGATAGTTCTCATCAA GGTATATTCTTAGTGTCTGTCACAAGATCAGGATGCTTGATGGTGCATGACTTTGAATCTCTATATTGCCAGAGTAAGCTTGGCCCAG GTTCTGCGGAAGATGAAAGTAAGCATGTTGTGCATTTCTCTTACCCTCCCGGTAGAGAATTTGATGTTGCTAGATGGAATCCTTCAAACCAGAATGAG GTAGCCTGTACATCAAGGAAACATGATCAAGTGCTTATCTTCGATATCAGTTACATGTCTCCCAAACCAACTGAG GTATTGCAAACTAGACAGAAGCTATCGATTATTGGCCGCAAAATTTCTAGAGGTTTATCTGATGTTGCCATTACAAGTGATGAGGATTCGAG AATATTTTCTCCAGATACACTTGGTATGGTTCATGTGTGGGATCGAAGAGCAGGAGTGTCTCCATGCATTGAACTTTCAACAGACAGATATGATTCGATCAAGAGTATTCAAATATATGTGGATAATCAG ACTATTTTTGGAGCTGGTAAAGAAGGAATCATTCATATCTGGGACCTTCGTGGAGGAAGAAACTCTTCTGCTTTTCAGAGCCGCAAAGATGTAAGTCTTACAAGGGGCGAGCTGGAATTGGCTATGGCA ATGAGCCAATTGCCTTTAGCATCTCTACATCTTGCACCGAAGCTGCAGAAAATTGCATCTCTTAAG GCACAGTCAGAAATCGTTCCCAAGGAAATCCATTCCATTGATGTAAACCCATCCTCTCCTCATCAACTTGCATTTCACCTTGACGATGGTTG GTCCGGTGTTCTTGACATATATAAATCTGAAGTTACTCATGTACATTGCCCTCCTCCAGCATGGTT GGATGGTTCCAACAGTTCAGCTGATTTAATCTTGCGGAAGCCATCATGGCTGCCAACATCATCT ATTTATGTGGTTGGGTCCATGAGCGAGAAAGGGAttcatgttcttgattttcatCCAAGCTCCAGGTCTCCTTGTCATGTTGACTACGA tGAGGATACACagagaaatgagaagagagacaagTGTAATCACAGAAACAAGTTTGTCTCATTGTCTGAAACTGTCACAGGTTGTGCTGCGCATCCTCTCAACGGCATGATCGTAGCTGGAACTCAG ATGCATTgctcatcttcatcagaaaCTGCAGAAGGTGAATTGTAG
- a CDS encoding Transducin/WD40 repeat-like superfamily protein (Transducin/WD40 repeat-like superfamily protein; FUNCTIONS IN: molecular_function unknown; INVOLVED IN: biological_process unknown; LOCATED IN: CUL4 RING ubiquitin ligase complex; CONTAINS InterPro DOMAIN/s: WD40 repeat-like-containing domain (InterPro:IPR011046), WD40/YVTN repeat-like-containing domain (InterPro:IPR015943); Has 51 Blast hits to 51 proteins in 22 species: Archae - 0; Bacteria - 4; Metazoa - 5; Fungi - 2; Plants - 36; Viruses - 0; Other Eukaryotes - 4 (source: NCBI BLink).) — MRSHKDTPAPTLSYQVVSSPLKAVETGHKVRMDLIKKSKLRYQWRHRRLQFCYLRRVRDLKLGSQGSEDTVRPWKRSLIEVNGRLDSAYRHELYSRVAHSYSEIGKFSHFYHLNENPCITHMMQIQSLYQCPTMRGVAGLDFDNRVRSLINTFGLVSVHVQCYFIISDLCLRDSSHQGIFLVSVTRSGCLMVHDFESLYCQSKLGPGSAEDESKHVVHFSYPPGREFDVARWNPSNQNEVACTSRKHDQVLIFDISYMSPKPTEVLQTRQKLSIIGRKISRGLSDVAITSDEDSRIFSPDTLGMVHVWDRRAGVSPCIELSTDRYDSIKSIQIYVDNQTIFGAGKEGIIHIWDLRGGRNSSAFQSRKDVSLTRGELELAMAMSQLPLASLHLAPKLQKIASLKAQSEIVPKEIHSIDVNPSSPHQLAFHLDDGWSGVLDIYKSEVTHVHCPPPAWLDGSNSSADLILRKPSWLPTSSIYVVGSMSEKGIHVLDFHPSSRSPCHVDYDEDTQRNEKRDKCNHRNKFVSLSETVTGCAAHPLNGMIVAGTQNSSLLLIAQMHCSSSSETAEGEL, encoded by the exons GCATAGGAGGCTGCAGTTTTGTTA CTTGAGAAGAGTTCGAGATCTAAAGCTTGGAAGTCAAGGAAGCGAAGATACTGT GCGACCATGGAAGCGATCTTTAATCGAAGTGAATGGACGATTGGATTCAGCGTACCGACACGAACTCTATTCTCGAGTTGCTCATTCCTACTCGGAG ATTGGgaaattttcacatttttatcaCTTGAACGAGAACCCATGTATAACCCAT ATGATGCAGATCCAAAGCCTATATCAATGCCCGACAAT GCGAGGTGTTGCAGGGCTTGATTTTGATAACCGGGTTCGTTCTCTCATCAATACTTTTGGTCTTGTTTCCGTACATGTTCAATGTTATTTCATCATTTCTGATCTATGTCTGAGAGATAGTTCTCATCAA GGTATATTCTTAGTGTCTGTCACAAGATCAGGATGCTTGATGGTGCATGACTTTGAATCTCTATATTGCCAGAGTAAGCTTGGCCCAG GTTCTGCGGAAGATGAAAGTAAGCATGTTGTGCATTTCTCTTACCCTCCCGGTAGAGAATTTGATGTTGCTAGATGGAATCCTTCAAACCAGAATGAG GTAGCCTGTACATCAAGGAAACATGATCAAGTGCTTATCTTCGATATCAGTTACATGTCTCCCAAACCAACTGAG GTATTGCAAACTAGACAGAAGCTATCGATTATTGGCCGCAAAATTTCTAGAGGTTTATCTGATGTTGCCATTACAAGTGATGAGGATTCGAG AATATTTTCTCCAGATACACTTGGTATGGTTCATGTGTGGGATCGAAGAGCAGGAGTGTCTCCATGCATTGAACTTTCAACAGACAGATATGATTCGATCAAGAGTATTCAAATATATGTGGATAATCAG ACTATTTTTGGAGCTGGTAAAGAAGGAATCATTCATATCTGGGACCTTCGTGGAGGAAGAAACTCTTCTGCTTTTCAGAGCCGCAAAGATGTAAGTCTTACAAGGGGCGAGCTGGAATTGGCTATGGCA ATGAGCCAATTGCCTTTAGCATCTCTACATCTTGCACCGAAGCTGCAGAAAATTGCATCTCTTAAG GCACAGTCAGAAATCGTTCCCAAGGAAATCCATTCCATTGATGTAAACCCATCCTCTCCTCATCAACTTGCATTTCACCTTGACGATGGTTG GTCCGGTGTTCTTGACATATATAAATCTGAAGTTACTCATGTACATTGCCCTCCTCCAGCATGGTT GGATGGTTCCAACAGTTCAGCTGATTTAATCTTGCGGAAGCCATCATGGCTGCCAACATCATCT ATTTATGTGGTTGGGTCCATGAGCGAGAAAGGGAttcatgttcttgattttcatCCAAGCTCCAGGTCTCCTTGTCATGTTGACTACGA tGAGGATACACagagaaatgagaagagagacaagTGTAATCACAGAAACAAGTTTGTCTCATTGTCTGAAACTGTCACAGGTTGTGCTGCGCATCCTCTCAACGGCATGATCGTAGCTGGAACTCAG AATTCGTCTTTGCTGTTGATCGCTCAGATGCATTgctcatcttcatcagaaaCTGCAGAAGGTGAATTGTAG
- a CDS encoding Transducin/WD40 repeat-like superfamily protein, protein MRSHKDTPAPTLSYQVVSSPLKAVETGHKVRMDLIKKSKLRYQWRHRRLQFCYLRRVRDLKLGSQGSEDTVRPWKRSLIEVNGRLDSAYRHELYSRVAHSYSEIGKFSHFYHLNENPCITHMMQIQSLYQCPTMRGVAGLDFDNRGIFLVSVTRSGCLMVHDFESLYCQSKLGPGSAEDESKHVVHFSYPPGREFDVARWNPSNQNEVACTSRKHDQVLIFDISYMSPKPTEVLQTRQKLSIIGRKISRGLSDVAITSDEDSRIFSPDTLGMVHVWDRRAGVSPCIELSTDRYDSIKSIQIYVDNQTIFGAGKEGIIHIWDLRGGRNSSAFQSRKDMSQLPLASLHLAPKLQKIASLKAQSEIVPKEIHSIDVNPSSPHQLAFHLDDGWSGVLDIYKSEVTHVHCPPPAWLDGSNSSADLILRKPSWLPTSSIYVVGSMSEKGIHVLDFHPSSRSPCHVDYDEDTQRNEKRDKCNHRNKFVSLSETVTGCAAHPLNGMIVAGTQNSSLLLIAQMHCSSSSETAEGEL, encoded by the exons GCATAGGAGGCTGCAGTTTTGTTA CTTGAGAAGAGTTCGAGATCTAAAGCTTGGAAGTCAAGGAAGCGAAGATACTGT GCGACCATGGAAGCGATCTTTAATCGAAGTGAATGGACGATTGGATTCAGCGTACCGACACGAACTCTATTCTCGAGTTGCTCATTCCTACTCGGAG ATTGGgaaattttcacatttttatcaCTTGAACGAGAACCCATGTATAACCCAT ATGATGCAGATCCAAAGCCTATATCAATGCCCGACAAT GCGAGGTGTTGCAGGGCTTGATTTTGATAACCGG GGTATATTCTTAGTGTCTGTCACAAGATCAGGATGCTTGATGGTGCATGACTTTGAATCTCTATATTGCCAGAGTAAGCTTGGCCCAG GTTCTGCGGAAGATGAAAGTAAGCATGTTGTGCATTTCTCTTACCCTCCCGGTAGAGAATTTGATGTTGCTAGATGGAATCCTTCAAACCAGAATGAG GTAGCCTGTACATCAAGGAAACATGATCAAGTGCTTATCTTCGATATCAGTTACATGTCTCCCAAACCAACTGAG GTATTGCAAACTAGACAGAAGCTATCGATTATTGGCCGCAAAATTTCTAGAGGTTTATCTGATGTTGCCATTACAAGTGATGAGGATTCGAG AATATTTTCTCCAGATACACTTGGTATGGTTCATGTGTGGGATCGAAGAGCAGGAGTGTCTCCATGCATTGAACTTTCAACAGACAGATATGATTCGATCAAGAGTATTCAAATATATGTGGATAATCAG ACTATTTTTGGAGCTGGTAAAGAAGGAATCATTCATATCTGGGACCTTCGTGGAGGAAGAAACTCTTCTGCTTTTCAGAGCCGCAAAGAT ATGAGCCAATTGCCTTTAGCATCTCTACATCTTGCACCGAAGCTGCAGAAAATTGCATCTCTTAAG GCACAGTCAGAAATCGTTCCCAAGGAAATCCATTCCATTGATGTAAACCCATCCTCTCCTCATCAACTTGCATTTCACCTTGACGATGGTTG GTCCGGTGTTCTTGACATATATAAATCTGAAGTTACTCATGTACATTGCCCTCCTCCAGCATGGTT GGATGGTTCCAACAGTTCAGCTGATTTAATCTTGCGGAAGCCATCATGGCTGCCAACATCATCT ATTTATGTGGTTGGGTCCATGAGCGAGAAAGGGAttcatgttcttgattttcatCCAAGCTCCAGGTCTCCTTGTCATGTTGACTACGA tGAGGATACACagagaaatgagaagagagacaagTGTAATCACAGAAACAAGTTTGTCTCATTGTCTGAAACTGTCACAGGTTGTGCTGCGCATCCTCTCAACGGCATGATCGTAGCTGGAACTCAG AATTCGTCTTTGCTGTTGATCGCTCAGATGCATTgctcatcttcatcagaaaCTGCAGAAGGTGAATTGTAG
- a CDS encoding Transducin/WD40 repeat-like superfamily protein, whose protein sequence is MEKYLVSPEPSPAKSRTTVRRPWKRSLIEVNGRLDSAYRHELYSRVAHSYSEIGKFSHFYHLNENPCITHMMQIQSLYQCPTMRGVAGLDFDNRGIFLVSVTRSGCLMVHDFESLYCQSKLGPGSAEDESKHVVHFSYPPGREFDVARWNPSNQNEVACTSRKHDQVLIFDISYMSPKPTEVLQTRQKLSIIGRKISRGLSDVAITSDEDSRIFSPDTLGMVHVWDRRAGVSPCIELSTDRYDSIKSIQIYVDNQTIFGAGKEGIIHIWDLRGGRNSSAFQSRKDMSQLPLASLHLAPKLQKIASLKAQSEIVPKEIHSIDVNPSSPHQLAFHLDDGWSGVLDIYKSEVTHVHCPPPAWLDGSNSSADLILRKPSWLPTSSIYVVGSMSEKGIHVLDFHPSSRSPCHVDYDEDTQRNEKRDKCNHRNKFVSLSETVTGCAAHPLNGMIVAGTQVFKFA, encoded by the exons ATGGAGAAATACTTAGTTTCGCCGGAACCATCGCCGGCAAAATCTAGAACTACGGTCAG GCGACCATGGAAGCGATCTTTAATCGAAGTGAATGGACGATTGGATTCAGCGTACCGACACGAACTCTATTCTCGAGTTGCTCATTCCTACTCGGAG ATTGGgaaattttcacatttttatcaCTTGAACGAGAACCCATGTATAACCCAT ATGATGCAGATCCAAAGCCTATATCAATGCCCGACAAT GCGAGGTGTTGCAGGGCTTGATTTTGATAACCGG GGTATATTCTTAGTGTCTGTCACAAGATCAGGATGCTTGATGGTGCATGACTTTGAATCTCTATATTGCCAGAGTAAGCTTGGCCCAG GTTCTGCGGAAGATGAAAGTAAGCATGTTGTGCATTTCTCTTACCCTCCCGGTAGAGAATTTGATGTTGCTAGATGGAATCCTTCAAACCAGAATGAG GTAGCCTGTACATCAAGGAAACATGATCAAGTGCTTATCTTCGATATCAGTTACATGTCTCCCAAACCAACTGAG GTATTGCAAACTAGACAGAAGCTATCGATTATTGGCCGCAAAATTTCTAGAGGTTTATCTGATGTTGCCATTACAAGTGATGAGGATTCGAG AATATTTTCTCCAGATACACTTGGTATGGTTCATGTGTGGGATCGAAGAGCAGGAGTGTCTCCATGCATTGAACTTTCAACAGACAGATATGATTCGATCAAGAGTATTCAAATATATGTGGATAATCAG ACTATTTTTGGAGCTGGTAAAGAAGGAATCATTCATATCTGGGACCTTCGTGGAGGAAGAAACTCTTCTGCTTTTCAGAGCCGCAAAGAT ATGAGCCAATTGCCTTTAGCATCTCTACATCTTGCACCGAAGCTGCAGAAAATTGCATCTCTTAAG GCACAGTCAGAAATCGTTCCCAAGGAAATCCATTCCATTGATGTAAACCCATCCTCTCCTCATCAACTTGCATTTCACCTTGACGATGGTTG GTCCGGTGTTCTTGACATATATAAATCTGAAGTTACTCATGTACATTGCCCTCCTCCAGCATGGTT GGATGGTTCCAACAGTTCAGCTGATTTAATCTTGCGGAAGCCATCATGGCTGCCAACATCATCT ATTTATGTGGTTGGGTCCATGAGCGAGAAAGGGAttcatgttcttgattttcatCCAAGCTCCAGGTCTCCTTGTCATGTTGACTACGA tGAGGATACACagagaaatgagaagagagacaagTGTAATCACAGAAACAAGTTTGTCTCATTGTCTGAAACTGTCACAGGTTGTGCTGCGCATCCTCTCAACGGCATGATCGTAGCTGGAACTCAGGTATTCAAGTTTGCTTAA